The following coding sequences are from one Bombus terrestris chromosome 14, iyBomTerr1.2, whole genome shotgun sequence window:
- the LOC100643175 gene encoding telomerase Cajal body protein 1 → MECCEDTETTTKPVIDTPESVAIEESSIFKDTKVSQDFQKDEILRGKKEEGTTEKIPEVTDKLEEDITREIPEVQNNESLLLTNKIEAVKNIEEIYSTNCFYYNWNNSPRLLCEATAEYQTTESYENFTKGCQWSPDKTCLLVPSEDFRIRIYELPTEFYSEKIPSNLSSTKFSAALTIKEGGLIYDACWYPFMNSWEPASCCFLSTSRESPIHLWDAFNGELRATYRAYNQVDEVEAAISIQFIDSAKEVWAGFKNALRVFNVEHPGRQINTIQFKRDFPNVIGLVSCIRENPIMPGLVAFGTYSKNIGLYRDGPLCTFKTGSGVTQIEFSPCGTKLFSVVRRSNEFLCWDLRNPGTVLYSLEGRQSDTNQRIQFDITSHGNEIVSGGTNGDITIWKLPQSSNCEDLNASHKIKLSCDCINGVSLHKSLPIVAISTGQRFCDGLPQGRDNSVRLWLCS, encoded by the exons cCAGAATCAGTGGCGATTGAGGAATCATCAATTTTCAAAGATACAAAAGTGTCACAAGATTTTCAAAAAGATGAAATTTTaagagggaaaaaagaagaaggtacTACAGAAAAAATACCAGAAGTAACAGATAAATTAGAGGAAGATATTACAAGGGAAATACCAGAAGTACAAAACAATGAAAGCTtgctacttactaataaaattgAAGCtgtaaaaaatatagaagaaatataCTCAACTAATTGTTTTTATTACAATTGGAATAATTCTCCAAGATTATTATGCGAAGCAACTGCAGAATATCAGACAACTGAATCATATGAAAATTTTACGAAGGGTTGTCAGTGGTCTCCTGATAAAACATGTTTACTAGTACCTTCTGAAGATTTTAGGATTCGAATTTATGAACTCCCTACAGAATTTTATTCTGAAAAAATTCCTTCAAATTTATCATCCACAAAATTTTCAGCAGCTTTAACAATAAAAGAAGGAGGACTTATATATGATGCTTGTTGGTATCCTTTTATGAATTCATGGGAACCTGCAAGTTGTTGCTTTTTAAGTACAAGTAGAGAAAGTCCTATACATTTATGGGATGCTTTTAATGGTGAATTAAGAGCAACTTATCGAGCTTATAATCA AGTTGATGAAGTAGAAGCTGCAATTAGTATTCAATTTATTGACTCTGCTAAAGAAGTATGGGCTGGCTtcaaaaatgctttaagagtgTTTAATGTGGAACATCCAGGTCGCCAAATAAATACCATTCAATTTAAGAGAGATTTTCCAAATGTAATAGGTCTAGTTTCCTGTATTCGAGAAAATCCAATTATGCCAGGATTAGTTGCTTTTGGTACATATTCTAAGAACATTG GTTTATATAGAGATGGACCATTATGTACTTTTAAAACAGGAAGCGGAGTGACTCAAATTGAATTTAGCCCTTGtggaacaaaattattttctgtaGTTAGGCGTAGTAATGAATTTCTATGTTGGGATTTGCGTAACCCAGGTACTGTTCTGTACTCCCTTGAAGGACGCCAGTCTGATACAAATCAGAGAATTCAGTTTGATATTACGTCTCATGGAAACGAAATAGTTTCGg gtGGTACAAATGGAGATATTACAATTTGGAAATTACCACAAAGTTCAAATTGCGAAGATCTTAATGCATCACATAAGATAAAATTATCATGTGACTGTATAAATGGTGTAAGTTTGCACAAAAGTTTACCCATCGTTGCTATCAGTACAGGACAAAGGTTTTGTGATGGCCTACCACAAGGTAGGGACAATAGTGTACGACTATGGTTGTGTTCTTAA